The Candidatus Eisenbacteria bacterium genome contains the following window.
CCGCGATACCACTTCCCGCCCCATCCGGAGTATCCCTGCGCGGAAGGAGTGAGGAGGAGCGTGTCCTCGTTCGTGCCACGCCAGAGCGGCACGTCCTCGCCTTCGCGAAGAACCTCGATCGCCTCCTCCCCCACGCGGGCGATCTGGAGCGGAACCGCGGCCGGCCGGCGCGCGACCTCCCGGCCGCCCTGCACGGAGAGGGTCCACTCGGTGGAGCCCGCGACCAGGAAGCTCGGCGCGTACACGGCGAGTCCCACGCGGATGGAGTGCGCGTGGCGCCACGCTTCCACCGCCGGTGGCGGCGGGCCTCCCGGCGTGCCGTCGGACGGCGGCGTGCCCGCGGGCGGCGTCGGGGCCGGGGTCGTGACCGGCTCCTCGCGGCGCGTTCCCGCGCATCCCGAGATCACGGAGAGGGCGACGAGCACGAGCGCGAGCACGAGCGACCGGCGCATCGCGTCTCGCCCCGCCGCGCGACGCCGTCTCACCGGGGCACCGGCGGAGGGGTGATCGATCCCAGGATGACCTCGCGCCTCGCTCCCGTCGCGGACGGCACGTTTCCGGGCCGCCCGCAGAGGGTCTCGTGCGCCAGGAACGCGAAGGCCATCGCCTCCTTCGCCTCGACCGGGACGTTCAGCGCGTCCGTCGTCGCGATGGATGGGAGGCGGAGCCGCATCCGGATCTCCTCGACCAGGACCGCGTTCTTCGCTCCGCCCCCCGAGACGAAGACCTCGTCCGGGCGGCCCGGCCCCGACATCGCGACACCCTTCGCGACGGCCGCCGCGGTGATCGCGGCCGCGGTGCGCAGCCGGTCCGGGAGCGACAGCGACTCGGTGCGCGAGAGGAACCGCGCGAGGTACCCCGCGCCGAACTCCTCCCTCCCCGCGCTCTTCGGAGGACGCCGTTCGATGTAGGGCTCCGACACGAATTCGCGCACCACGTCCTCGGCCGCGCGCCCCTCGCGCGCGAGCGCGCCGCCCACGTCGTAGCGGGATCCCGCGGGACCGAGGGCGGCCACGATCCCGTCCAGGAGCATGTTCCCGGGCCCGCAGTCGAACGCGACGAGGTCGCCGAGCGGCGCGCCGGGACGGAGCCGCGTCAGGTTCGAGATGCCGCCCAGGTTCACGAGCACGCGGTCGCGCGTCTCGGACGCGAACTGGTGGTAGTCGAAGCGCGGCACGAGCGGCGCGCCTTCGCCTCCCTCGAGGATGTCCGCCATGCGGAAGCCGGAGACGACCGGGCAGCCGAGCGCGGCCGCGACCACCGACGCCTCGCCGATCTGGATCGTCAACCGCTTCCCGGAGCGCTCCCCGTGCGGATCGTGGAAGACCGTCTGCCCGTGGAAGCCGGCCACCACCGGGGCGATCCCCGGCGGCGCCGCCTCGAGCGCCGCCCTCGCCGCGGCGGCGGAAACCTCGGCCACCTCGACGTGCACCGCGAAGAGATCCCGCGCGGGGAGCGTTCCCTCCTGAGCGCCGAGCACGCGGCGGCGGAGCGCGTCCGGATAGGGACGCGCGGCCGACGCGACGAGCTCGCTCCGCCGCCGCGCGCCGCTCCGTCCCACGCGAATCACCACCGCGTCCACCCCGTCGGCGGACGTGCCGCTCATGATGCCGACGCAGCGCGCGGATCCGGCGTGATCCGACCAGCTCACCGGCTGCTCCCCTTCAGGACGCCTTCCACGATCTGCCTCTGGAAGAACGCGAACGCGAGGAGCACCGGTGCGGTCGCCACGCTGGAGCCCGCGAGGAGCGCGCCCCAGTTCACGCTGTGCTCCGACTGGGCGAAGAGCGCGAGCCCCACGGGAAGCGTGCGCATCGACTCGGACGTGGTGAGGACGAGCGGGTGCAGGAACGCGTTCCAGGTGATGAGAAAGCCGTTCACGCCCACGACCGCGAGCCCGGGCCCCGAGAGCGGCAGGACGATCCTCCAGAAGATCGCCCGCGAGGACCAGCCGTCCGTGCGGGCCGCCTCCTCCAGCTCGGGGGACATCGTCTGGTAGTAGTGCGCCATGAAGAGGACGCCGAAGGGATCCGCGAGATGCGGCAGGATGAGCGCCGCGTACGTGTCGAGGAGCCCCATCCACGCCATGAGGAGGTAGAGCGGGACGAGCGTGACCTGACGCGGCAGGATCAGGAACGCGGTCGCGAGCGCGAGGAAGACCCCGCGCCCCACGAACCGGACCCGCGCGAGCGCGTGCCCCGCCGCGGCCGACATCAGTATTTGGAGCGGCACCGCGATCCCCGTGACCACGATCGAGTTGACCGTGAACCGCGCCATGGGGCCGCCCGAGAAGAGATCCCGGTAGTGCTCGAGCGACAGGGGCTGCCCGAACCAATCGGCGGGCGCGACGGGAAGGCCGCCTCCCTTGCCCAGAGAGACGCGCGCCATGTAGAGGAGCGGCGCCAGCG
Protein-coding sequences here:
- a CDS encoding anhydro-N-acetylmuramic acid kinase produces the protein MSWSDHAGSARCVGIMSGTSADGVDAVVIRVGRSGARRRSELVASAARPYPDALRRRVLGAQEGTLPARDLFAVHVEVAEVSAAAARAALEAAPPGIAPVVAGFHGQTVFHDPHGERSGKRLTIQIGEASVVAAALGCPVVSGFRMADILEGGEGAPLVPRFDYHQFASETRDRVLVNLGGISNLTRLRPGAPLGDLVAFDCGPGNMLLDGIVAALGPAGSRYDVGGALAREGRAAEDVVREFVSEPYIERRPPKSAGREEFGAGYLARFLSRTESLSLPDRLRTAAAITAAAVAKGVAMSGPGRPDEVFVSGGGAKNAVLVEEIRMRLRLPSIATTDALNVPVEAKEAMAFAFLAHETLCGRPGNVPSATGARREVILGSITPPPVPR
- a CDS encoding carbohydrate ABC transporter permease produces the protein MSVRRTSPAVYVGLALVALLSLAPLLYMARVSLGKGGGLPVAPADWFGQPLSLEHYRDLFSGGPMARFTVNSIVVTGIAVPLQILMSAAAGHALARVRFVGRGVFLALATAFLILPRQVTLVPLYLLMAWMGLLDTYAALILPHLADPFGVLFMAHYYQTMSPELEEAARTDGWSSRAIFWRIVLPLSGPGLAVVGVNGFLITWNAFLHPLVLTTSESMRTLPVGLALFAQSEHSVNWGALLAGSSVATAPVLLAFAFFQRQIVEGVLKGSSR